Proteins from a genomic interval of Cucumis melo cultivar AY chromosome 7, USDA_Cmelo_AY_1.0, whole genome shotgun sequence:
- the LOC103501786 gene encoding D-amino-acid transaminase, chloroplastic-like codes for MEALNSSSSEIQAIGNGNETDLKVPVFSSSLELLEKLHEKWSLVEKKPYPAMYSSILGGIITDPAMMVIPIDDHMVHRGHGVFDTAIILNGYLYELDAHIDRFLRSASKAKISPPFPRSILRSILIQLTTVSQLKKGTLRYWLSAGPGDFLLTPAVDANSAFYAVAIDDDFSQCKEGVKVITTTIPMKTPLFATMKNVNYLPNVLAKMEAEEKGAFASIWVDEEGYIAEGPNVNVAFITNEKELILPSFDKILSGCTALRLLKLAPKLVKEGKLKSVGTANLTVKEAKGAAEMMFVGSTLPLLPIISWDEEPIGDGHVGELTMALSDLLWDDMVSGPETERIPVSYTQ; via the exons ATGGAGGCTTTGAACTCTTCTTCTAGTGAAATTCAAG CGATTGGAAATGGAAATGAAACTGACTTGAAGGTTCCTGTGTTCTCATCATCTTTGGAG TTGCTCGAAAAACTTCATGAGAAATGGAGTTTGGTCGAGAAGAAACCGTATCCAGCAATGTATTCCAGCATTCTTGGTGGGATTATTACAGATCCAGCTATGATGGTGATTCCTATTGATGACCACATGGTTCATCGAGGCCACGGCGTTTTTGATACAGCCATTATTTTAAATGG ATATTTGTATGAGTTGGATGCCCACATCGACCGCTTCCTAAGATCGGCTTCAAAAGCAAAGATCTCTCCTCCCTTCCCACGGTCAATTCTTCGGAGCATTCTTATCCAATTGACAACAGTATCACAGCTCAAGAAAGGCACTTTAAGATATTGGTTAAGTGCAGGTCCTGGAGATTTCTTGCTCACACCTGCCGTTGATGCAAATTCTGCATTCTATGCGGTAGCCATTGACGACGACTTCTCTCAATGCAAAGAAGGGGTTAAAGTGATAACAACCACAATCCCGATGAAGACGCCTTTGTTTGCAACAATGAAGAATGTGAACTACCTACCAAATGTACTAGCCAAAATGGAAGCTGAAGAGAAAGGGGCATTTGCTTCCATTTGGGTTGATGAAGAAGGCTACATTGCAGAAGGTCCAAATGTGAACGTTGCATTTATAACCAATGAAAAGGAGCTTATCTTGCCTTCTTTCGACAAGATTCTCTCGGGTTGCACTGCACTGCGACTTCTTAAGTTAGCTCCGAAGTTGGTCAAGGAAGGGAAGCTGAAGAGTGTTGGAACTGCAAACCTTACGGTTAAGGAAGCCAAAGGCGCTGCCGAAATGATGTTTGTTGGAAGCACACTTCCGCTGCTGCCAATCATCTCATGGGATGAAGAACCTATTGGAGATG GACATGTCGGAGAACTGACAATGGCGCTCTCGGATCTGCTTTGGGACGATATGGTCTCAGGTCCTGAAACAGAGAGAATACCTGTTTCATACACACAGTGA
- the LOC103501785 gene encoding probable aminotransferase TAT2 has protein sequence MEIGAVNSEMDTASTISIKGILSLLVQNADENNGRRLISLGMGDPSAYSCFHTTRIAQDAVVDCLESEKFNGYAPTVGLPQSRRAIAEYLSRDLPYKLTSDDVFITSGCTQAIDVALAMLARPGANILLPRPGFPIYELCSSFQNLEVRHFNLLPQQGWEVDLHAIETLADKNTVALVIINPGNPCGNVYSYQHLKKIAETAEKLGILVIADEVYGHLAFGSRPFVPMGVFGSTVPVLTLGSLSKRWIVPGWRLGWFVTSDPSGMFRKPKVIERIKKYFDTLGGPATFIQAAVPRILESTDEVFFKKTINILKQTSEICCRKIKEIPCITCTHRPEGSMAMMVRLNIDLLEDISDDIDFCFKLAKEESLVILPGTAVGLKNWLRITFAVDPSFLEEALGRLKSFCQRHTLML, from the exons ATGGAGATTGGAGCTGTGAACTCTGAAATGGACACAGCTTCAACTATCTCCATTAAAGGCATTCTCAGTCTCCTTGTTCAGAATGCCGATGAGAACAATGGCAGAAGGTTGATTTCCCTTGGTATGGGTGACCCTTCTGCTTATTCTTGTTTTCATACAACCCGTATAGCTCAAGATGCCGTTGTTGATTGTCTTGAATCTGAGAAATTTAATGGCTATGCTCCCACTGTTGGTCTCCCCCAATCTAGAAG GGCGATTGCTGAATATTTATCTCGAGATCTTCCTTATAAGTTGACATCTGACGATGTTTTTATTACGTCTGGATGCACACAAGCAATTGATGTTGCTTTGGCAATGCTTGCTCGTCCTGGTGCAAATATACTGCTTCCAAGGCCTGGTTTCCCAATCTATGAActttgttcttcatttcagAATCTAGAAGTCCGGCACTTTAATCTACTCCCTCAGCAAGGCTGGGAGGTTGATCTTCATGCCATTGAGACCCTTGCCGATAAGAACACCGTTGCATTGGTTATTATCAACCCAGGGAATCCATGTGGAAATGTGTACAGCTATCAGCATCTCAAGAAG ATTGCTGAAACTGCGGAAAAGCTTGGAATTCTTGTAATTGCTGATGAGGTTTACGGGCATCTTGCTTTTGGAAGTCGACCTTTCGTACCGATGGGAGTCTTTGGATCAACTGTTCCTGTTCTCACCCTTGGATCTCTTTCAAAGAGATGGATAGTACCAGGATGGCGACTTGGGTGGTTTGTGACTAGCGACCCTTCTGGCATGTTCAGAAAACCCAAG GTTATTGAGCGAATCAAGAAGTATTTTGATACATTAGGGGGCCCTGCAACATTCATCCAG GCTGCAGTCCCTCGCATACTCGAGTCAACTGATGAGGTTTTCTTCAAGAAAACAATTAATATTCTGAAGCAAACCTCCGAAATATGTTGCAGAAAGATCAAGGAAATCCCTTGCATTACGTGCACACACAGACCAGAAGGGTCAATGGCTATGATG GTAAGATTGAACATTGATCTTCTTGAAGATATCAGTGATGATATTGATTTTTGCTTCAAGCTTGCCAAAGAGGAATCACTCGTCATTCTTCCAG GAACGGCAGTAGGGCTGAAGAACTGGCTTCGGATTACTTTTGCGGTCGATCCGTCCTTTCTCGAAGAAGCACTTGGGAGACTTAAATCCTTTTGTCAAAGGCATACACTAATGTTGTAA